A window from Apteryx mantelli isolate bAptMan1 chromosome 27, bAptMan1.hap1, whole genome shotgun sequence encodes these proteins:
- the CCDC28B gene encoding coiled-coil domain-containing protein 28B isoform X2: MLWAARTRSVRQCHRLGDRRQWEEVPFPFKCKSQPGPAAGTRCPAGSGTQPGWHRTPGTAAWRRVSPLLPPNPWPAPRWTTRRRSRAPRRAWRPPGRCGSCRCPPARAPPSRCRCPTCPCPSSGPSSGGQCQPGGVGGSPPRPPRGPSGARARRCHVCFPPRRTSKEKAQVAPAGGSAGAPLGALLQHSFLTDVSDVCEMEGGLLNLLNDFHSGKLQAFGKECSFEQLEHVREMQEKLARLHFSLDVYVEELSEEQKKTVADRNLDQLLTNVSTTSSSSSSSCSPRCAAWSCSGFGHGRSVPAGVLAALLLPSLQLEELSNSIQKLHLAEHPEPEDAASA; this comes from the exons ATGCTGTGGGCTGCTCGGACGCGCAGTGTCCGGCAGTGCCACCGCCTCGGGGACAGGCGGCAGTGGGAGGAAGTTCCCTTCCCCTTTAAATGCAAATCCCAGCCTGGGCCTGCAGCTGGGACACGGTGTCCTGCGGGCTCGGGGACGCAGCCGGGTTGGCACCGCACGCCAGGCACCGCGGCCTGGCGCAG GGTctcccccctgctgcccccaaaCCCTTGGCCAGCCCCGCGATGGACGACAAGAAGAAGAAGCAGAGCCCCAAGGCGTGCCTGGCGCCCGCCGGGACGCTGCGGAAGCTGCCGCTGCCCACCAGCAAGAGCACCTCCTtcgcgctgccgctgccccacCTGCCCTTGCCCAAGCAGCGGGCCAAGCTCAGGCGGTCAGTGCCAGCCCGGGGGGGTGGGCGGCAGCCCCCCACGGCCACCCCGCGGCCCCTCCGGCGCCAGGGCCAGGCGATGCCACGTGTGTTTTCCTCCACGCAGGACAAGCAAGGAGAAAGCGCAGGTGGCgccggccgggggcagcgcgggggccccgctgggggccctgctgcagcacagcttcCTCACCGACGTCTCCGACGTCTGCGAGATGGAGGGCGGGCTGCTGAACCTCCTCAACGACTTCCACTCGGGCAAGCTGCAGGCCTTCG GGAAGGAGTGCTCCTTCGAGCAGCTGGAGCACGTGCGGGAGATGCAGGAGAAGCTGGCGCGCCTCCACTTCAGCCTCGACGTCTACGTGGAGGAGCTCTCCGAGGAGCAGAAGAAGACGGTGGCTGACAGGAACTTGGACCAGCTGCTGACGAACGTGAGCAcgacctcttcctcctcctcctcctcctgctcacccCGCTGTGCGGCCTGGTCCTGCTCTGGTTTTGGCCATGGCCGCAGCGTGCCGGCCGGCGTCCTAGCcgctcttctccttccttccttgcagctggAGGAGCTCAGCAACTCCAT ACAGAAGCTGCACCTGGCGGAGCACCCGGAGCCGGAGGACGCCGCCTCGGCCTGA
- the CCDC28B gene encoding coiled-coil domain-containing protein 28B isoform X5, translating to MLWAARTRSVRQCHRLGDRRQWEEVPFPFKCKSQPGPAAGTRCPAGSGTQPGWHRTPGTAAWRRVSPLLPPNPWPAPRWTTRRRSRAPRRAWRPPGRCGSCRCPPARAPPSRCRCPTCPCPSSGPSSGGQCQPGGVGGSPPRPPRGPSGARARRCHVCFPPRRTSKEKAQVAPAGGSAGAPLGALLQHSFLTDVSDVCEMEGGLLNLLNDFHSGKLQAFGKECSFEQLEHVREMQEKLARLHFSLDVYVEELSEEQKKTVADRNLDQLLTNLEELSNSIQKLHLAEHPEPEDAASA from the exons ATGCTGTGGGCTGCTCGGACGCGCAGTGTCCGGCAGTGCCACCGCCTCGGGGACAGGCGGCAGTGGGAGGAAGTTCCCTTCCCCTTTAAATGCAAATCCCAGCCTGGGCCTGCAGCTGGGACACGGTGTCCTGCGGGCTCGGGGACGCAGCCGGGTTGGCACCGCACGCCAGGCACCGCGGCCTGGCGCAG GGTctcccccctgctgcccccaaaCCCTTGGCCAGCCCCGCGATGGACGACAAGAAGAAGAAGCAGAGCCCCAAGGCGTGCCTGGCGCCCGCCGGGACGCTGCGGAAGCTGCCGCTGCCCACCAGCAAGAGCACCTCCTtcgcgctgccgctgccccacCTGCCCTTGCCCAAGCAGCGGGCCAAGCTCAGGCGGTCAGTGCCAGCCCGGGGGGGTGGGCGGCAGCCCCCCACGGCCACCCCGCGGCCCCTCCGGCGCCAGGGCCAGGCGATGCCACGTGTGTTTTCCTCCACGCAGGACAAGCAAGGAGAAAGCGCAGGTGGCgccggccgggggcagcgcgggggccccgctgggggccctgctgcagcacagcttcCTCACCGACGTCTCCGACGTCTGCGAGATGGAGGGCGGGCTGCTGAACCTCCTCAACGACTTCCACTCGGGCAAGCTGCAGGCCTTCG GGAAGGAGTGCTCCTTCGAGCAGCTGGAGCACGTGCGGGAGATGCAGGAGAAGCTGGCGCGCCTCCACTTCAGCCTCGACGTCTACGTGGAGGAGCTCTCCGAGGAGCAGAAGAAGACGGTGGCTGACAGGAACTTGGACCAGCTGCTGACGAAC ctggAGGAGCTCAGCAACTCCAT ACAGAAGCTGCACCTGGCGGAGCACCCGGAGCCGGAGGACGCCGCCTCGGCCTGA
- the CCDC28B gene encoding coiled-coil domain-containing protein 28B isoform X1, translating to MLWAARTRSVRQCHRLGDRRQWEEVPFPFKCKSQPGPAAGTRCPAGSGTQPGWHRTPGTAAWRRVSPLLPPNPWPAPRWTTRRRSRAPRRAWRPPGRCGSCRCPPARAPPSRCRCPTCPCPSSGPSSGGQCQPGGVGGSPPRPPRGPSGARARRCHVCFPPRRTSKEKAQVAPAGGSAGAPLGALLQHSFLTDVSDVCEMEGGLLNLLNDFHSGKLQAFGKECSFEQLEHVREMQEKLARLHFSLDVYVEELSEEQKKTVADRNLDQLLTNVSTTSSSSSSSCSPRCAAWSCSGFGHGRSVPAGVLAALLLPSLQLEELSNSMYPRAGRREGGRGQRWGPRGRAFP from the exons ATGCTGTGGGCTGCTCGGACGCGCAGTGTCCGGCAGTGCCACCGCCTCGGGGACAGGCGGCAGTGGGAGGAAGTTCCCTTCCCCTTTAAATGCAAATCCCAGCCTGGGCCTGCAGCTGGGACACGGTGTCCTGCGGGCTCGGGGACGCAGCCGGGTTGGCACCGCACGCCAGGCACCGCGGCCTGGCGCAG GGTctcccccctgctgcccccaaaCCCTTGGCCAGCCCCGCGATGGACGACAAGAAGAAGAAGCAGAGCCCCAAGGCGTGCCTGGCGCCCGCCGGGACGCTGCGGAAGCTGCCGCTGCCCACCAGCAAGAGCACCTCCTtcgcgctgccgctgccccacCTGCCCTTGCCCAAGCAGCGGGCCAAGCTCAGGCGGTCAGTGCCAGCCCGGGGGGGTGGGCGGCAGCCCCCCACGGCCACCCCGCGGCCCCTCCGGCGCCAGGGCCAGGCGATGCCACGTGTGTTTTCCTCCACGCAGGACAAGCAAGGAGAAAGCGCAGGTGGCgccggccgggggcagcgcgggggccccgctgggggccctgctgcagcacagcttcCTCACCGACGTCTCCGACGTCTGCGAGATGGAGGGCGGGCTGCTGAACCTCCTCAACGACTTCCACTCGGGCAAGCTGCAGGCCTTCG GGAAGGAGTGCTCCTTCGAGCAGCTGGAGCACGTGCGGGAGATGCAGGAGAAGCTGGCGCGCCTCCACTTCAGCCTCGACGTCTACGTGGAGGAGCTCTCCGAGGAGCAGAAGAAGACGGTGGCTGACAGGAACTTGGACCAGCTGCTGACGAACGTGAGCAcgacctcttcctcctcctcctcctcctgctcacccCGCTGTGCGGCCTGGTCCTGCTCTGGTTTTGGCCATGGCCGCAGCGTGCCGGCCGGCGTCCTAGCcgctcttctccttccttccttgcagctggAGGAGCTCAGCAACTCCATGTATCCTCGGGCAGGGCGCCGGGAGGGTGGGcgtgggcagcggtgggggcCGCGTGGCCGCGCTTTCCCTTGA
- the CCDC28B gene encoding coiled-coil domain-containing protein 28B isoform X4: MLWAARTRSVRQCHRLGDRRQWEEVPFPFKCKSQPGPAAGTRCPAGSGTQPGWHRTPGTAAWRRVSPLLPPNPWPAPRWTTRRRSRAPRRAWRPPGRCGSCRCPPARAPPSRCRCPTCPCPSSGPSSGGQCQPGGVGGSPPRPPRGPSGARARRCHVCFPPRRTSKEKAQVAPAGGSAGAPLGALLQHSFLTDVSDVCEMEGGLLNLLNDFHSGKLQAFGKECSFEQLEHVREMQEKLARLHFSLDVYVEELSEEQKKTVADRNLDQLLTNLEELSNSMYPRAGRREGGRGQRWGPRGRAFP; the protein is encoded by the exons ATGCTGTGGGCTGCTCGGACGCGCAGTGTCCGGCAGTGCCACCGCCTCGGGGACAGGCGGCAGTGGGAGGAAGTTCCCTTCCCCTTTAAATGCAAATCCCAGCCTGGGCCTGCAGCTGGGACACGGTGTCCTGCGGGCTCGGGGACGCAGCCGGGTTGGCACCGCACGCCAGGCACCGCGGCCTGGCGCAG GGTctcccccctgctgcccccaaaCCCTTGGCCAGCCCCGCGATGGACGACAAGAAGAAGAAGCAGAGCCCCAAGGCGTGCCTGGCGCCCGCCGGGACGCTGCGGAAGCTGCCGCTGCCCACCAGCAAGAGCACCTCCTtcgcgctgccgctgccccacCTGCCCTTGCCCAAGCAGCGGGCCAAGCTCAGGCGGTCAGTGCCAGCCCGGGGGGGTGGGCGGCAGCCCCCCACGGCCACCCCGCGGCCCCTCCGGCGCCAGGGCCAGGCGATGCCACGTGTGTTTTCCTCCACGCAGGACAAGCAAGGAGAAAGCGCAGGTGGCgccggccgggggcagcgcgggggccccgctgggggccctgctgcagcacagcttcCTCACCGACGTCTCCGACGTCTGCGAGATGGAGGGCGGGCTGCTGAACCTCCTCAACGACTTCCACTCGGGCAAGCTGCAGGCCTTCG GGAAGGAGTGCTCCTTCGAGCAGCTGGAGCACGTGCGGGAGATGCAGGAGAAGCTGGCGCGCCTCCACTTCAGCCTCGACGTCTACGTGGAGGAGCTCTCCGAGGAGCAGAAGAAGACGGTGGCTGACAGGAACTTGGACCAGCTGCTGACGAAC ctggAGGAGCTCAGCAACTCCATGTATCCTCGGGCAGGGCGCCGGGAGGGTGGGcgtgggcagcggtgggggcCGCGTGGCCGCGCTTTCCCTTGA
- the CCDC28B gene encoding coiled-coil domain-containing protein 28B isoform X3: protein MLWAARTRSVRQCHRLGDRRQWEEVPFPFKCKSQPGPAAGTRCPAGSGTQPGWHRTPGTAAWRRVSPLLPPNPWPAPRWTTRRRSRAPRRAWRPPGRCGSCRCPPARAPPSRCRCPTCPCPSSGPSSGGQCQPGGVGGSPPRPPRGPSGARARRCHVCFPPRRTSKEKAQVAPAGGSAGAPLGALLQHSFLTDVSDVCEMEGGLLNLLNDFHSGKECSFEQLEHVREMQEKLARLHFSLDVYVEELSEEQKKTVADRNLDQLLTNVSTTSSSSSSSCSPRCAAWSCSGFGHGRSVPAGVLAALLLPSLQLEELSNSMYPRAGRREGGRGQRWGPRGRAFP from the exons ATGCTGTGGGCTGCTCGGACGCGCAGTGTCCGGCAGTGCCACCGCCTCGGGGACAGGCGGCAGTGGGAGGAAGTTCCCTTCCCCTTTAAATGCAAATCCCAGCCTGGGCCTGCAGCTGGGACACGGTGTCCTGCGGGCTCGGGGACGCAGCCGGGTTGGCACCGCACGCCAGGCACCGCGGCCTGGCGCAG GGTctcccccctgctgcccccaaaCCCTTGGCCAGCCCCGCGATGGACGACAAGAAGAAGAAGCAGAGCCCCAAGGCGTGCCTGGCGCCCGCCGGGACGCTGCGGAAGCTGCCGCTGCCCACCAGCAAGAGCACCTCCTtcgcgctgccgctgccccacCTGCCCTTGCCCAAGCAGCGGGCCAAGCTCAGGCGGTCAGTGCCAGCCCGGGGGGGTGGGCGGCAGCCCCCCACGGCCACCCCGCGGCCCCTCCGGCGCCAGGGCCAGGCGATGCCACGTGTGTTTTCCTCCACGCAGGACAAGCAAGGAGAAAGCGCAGGTGGCgccggccgggggcagcgcgggggccccgctgggggccctgctgcagcacagcttcCTCACCGACGTCTCCGACGTCTGCGAGATGGAGGGCGGGCTGCTGAACCTCCTCAACGACTTCCACTCGG GGAAGGAGTGCTCCTTCGAGCAGCTGGAGCACGTGCGGGAGATGCAGGAGAAGCTGGCGCGCCTCCACTTCAGCCTCGACGTCTACGTGGAGGAGCTCTCCGAGGAGCAGAAGAAGACGGTGGCTGACAGGAACTTGGACCAGCTGCTGACGAACGTGAGCAcgacctcttcctcctcctcctcctcctgctcacccCGCTGTGCGGCCTGGTCCTGCTCTGGTTTTGGCCATGGCCGCAGCGTGCCGGCCGGCGTCCTAGCcgctcttctccttccttccttgcagctggAGGAGCTCAGCAACTCCATGTATCCTCGGGCAGGGCGCCGGGAGGGTGGGcgtgggcagcggtgggggcCGCGTGGCCGCGCTTTCCCTTGA
- the CCDC28B gene encoding coiled-coil domain-containing protein 28B isoform X7 codes for MDDKKKKQSPKACLAPAGTLRKLPLPTSKSTSFALPLPHLPLPKQRAKLRRTSKEKAQVAPAGGSAGAPLGALLQHSFLTDVSDVCEMEGGLLNLLNDFHSGKLQAFGKECSFEQLEHVREMQEKLARLHFSLDVYVEELSEEQKKTVADRNLDQLLTNLEELSNSMYPRAGRREGGRGQRWGPRGRAFP; via the exons ATGGACGACAAGAAGAAGAAGCAGAGCCCCAAGGCGTGCCTGGCGCCCGCCGGGACGCTGCGGAAGCTGCCGCTGCCCACCAGCAAGAGCACCTCCTtcgcgctgccgctgccccacCTGCCCTTGCCCAAGCAGCGGGCCAAGCTCAGGCG GACAAGCAAGGAGAAAGCGCAGGTGGCgccggccgggggcagcgcgggggccccgctgggggccctgctgcagcacagcttcCTCACCGACGTCTCCGACGTCTGCGAGATGGAGGGCGGGCTGCTGAACCTCCTCAACGACTTCCACTCGGGCAAGCTGCAGGCCTTCG GGAAGGAGTGCTCCTTCGAGCAGCTGGAGCACGTGCGGGAGATGCAGGAGAAGCTGGCGCGCCTCCACTTCAGCCTCGACGTCTACGTGGAGGAGCTCTCCGAGGAGCAGAAGAAGACGGTGGCTGACAGGAACTTGGACCAGCTGCTGACGAAC ctggAGGAGCTCAGCAACTCCATGTATCCTCGGGCAGGGCGCCGGGAGGGTGGGcgtgggcagcggtgggggcCGCGTGGCCGCGCTTTCCCTTGA
- the CCDC28B gene encoding coiled-coil domain-containing protein 28B isoform X8 yields the protein MDDKKKKQSPKACLAPAGTLRKLPLPTSKSTSFALPLPHLPLPKQRAKLRRTSKEKAQVAPAGGSAGAPLGALLQHSFLTDVSDVCEMEGGLLNLLNDFHSGKLQAFGKECSFEQLEHVREMQEKLARLHFSLDVYVEELSEEQKKTVADRNLDQLLTNLEELSNSIQKLHLAEHPEPEDAASA from the exons ATGGACGACAAGAAGAAGAAGCAGAGCCCCAAGGCGTGCCTGGCGCCCGCCGGGACGCTGCGGAAGCTGCCGCTGCCCACCAGCAAGAGCACCTCCTtcgcgctgccgctgccccacCTGCCCTTGCCCAAGCAGCGGGCCAAGCTCAGGCG GACAAGCAAGGAGAAAGCGCAGGTGGCgccggccgggggcagcgcgggggccccgctgggggccctgctgcagcacagcttcCTCACCGACGTCTCCGACGTCTGCGAGATGGAGGGCGGGCTGCTGAACCTCCTCAACGACTTCCACTCGGGCAAGCTGCAGGCCTTCG GGAAGGAGTGCTCCTTCGAGCAGCTGGAGCACGTGCGGGAGATGCAGGAGAAGCTGGCGCGCCTCCACTTCAGCCTCGACGTCTACGTGGAGGAGCTCTCCGAGGAGCAGAAGAAGACGGTGGCTGACAGGAACTTGGACCAGCTGCTGACGAAC ctggAGGAGCTCAGCAACTCCAT ACAGAAGCTGCACCTGGCGGAGCACCCGGAGCCGGAGGACGCCGCCTCGGCCTGA
- the CCDC28B gene encoding coiled-coil domain-containing protein 28B isoform X6, giving the protein MDDKKKKQSPKACLAPAGTLRKLPLPTSKSTSFALPLPHLPLPKQRAKLRRTSKEKAQVAPAGGSAGAPLGALLQHSFLTDVSDVCEMEGGLLNLLNDFHSGKLQAFGKECSFEQLEHVREMQEKLARLHFSLDVYVEELSEEQKKTVADRNLDQLLTNVSTTSSSSSSSCSPRCAAWSCSGFGHGRSVPAGVLAALLLPSLQLEELSNSMYPRAGRREGGRGQRWGPRGRAFP; this is encoded by the exons ATGGACGACAAGAAGAAGAAGCAGAGCCCCAAGGCGTGCCTGGCGCCCGCCGGGACGCTGCGGAAGCTGCCGCTGCCCACCAGCAAGAGCACCTCCTtcgcgctgccgctgccccacCTGCCCTTGCCCAAGCAGCGGGCCAAGCTCAGGCG GACAAGCAAGGAGAAAGCGCAGGTGGCgccggccgggggcagcgcgggggccccgctgggggccctgctgcagcacagcttcCTCACCGACGTCTCCGACGTCTGCGAGATGGAGGGCGGGCTGCTGAACCTCCTCAACGACTTCCACTCGGGCAAGCTGCAGGCCTTCG GGAAGGAGTGCTCCTTCGAGCAGCTGGAGCACGTGCGGGAGATGCAGGAGAAGCTGGCGCGCCTCCACTTCAGCCTCGACGTCTACGTGGAGGAGCTCTCCGAGGAGCAGAAGAAGACGGTGGCTGACAGGAACTTGGACCAGCTGCTGACGAACGTGAGCAcgacctcttcctcctcctcctcctcctgctcacccCGCTGTGCGGCCTGGTCCTGCTCTGGTTTTGGCCATGGCCGCAGCGTGCCGGCCGGCGTCCTAGCcgctcttctccttccttccttgcagctggAGGAGCTCAGCAACTCCATGTATCCTCGGGCAGGGCGCCGGGAGGGTGGGcgtgggcagcggtgggggcCGCGTGGCCGCGCTTTCCCTTGA